The following coding sequences are from one Formosa haliotis window:
- a CDS encoding anhydro-N-acetylmuramic acid kinase, with the protein MIKNNFKVIGVMSGTSLDGIDLIYASFNKSTHWEYAIIYSETVAYSSYWLSVLKQLVSNSKKELQDIDQAYTDYLAIQIQQFIGRYEITDIDAVCSHGHTALHEPDNGFTYQIGNLPKLASLLNETVVCDFRVQDVKLGGQGAPLVPIGDDILFSNYDFCLNLGGFANVSTEVSGDRIAFDVCPINIVLNHYTQKIGLAFDDGGKLASTGTVNTSLLQQLNGLAFYKAEYPKSLGLEWVIQEVFPLIDKEDLPVQDILRTFVEHFAIQISNILPKSKEATLLITGGGAYNTFLIERLKTLSGCKIIIPEPALIEYKEALIFGLLGILKLRGEINCLKSVTGAKKNHVSGVIYSGSK; encoded by the coding sequence ATGATAAAAAATAATTTTAAGGTTATTGGCGTGATGTCTGGGACATCTTTAGATGGAATAGACCTAATATATGCCAGTTTTAATAAATCTACACACTGGGAATATGCAATAATATATTCTGAAACAGTGGCTTATAGCTCGTATTGGTTATCGGTTTTAAAACAGCTTGTTTCAAATTCTAAAAAAGAACTTCAAGACATAGACCAAGCTTATACTGATTATTTAGCAATTCAAATTCAGCAATTTATCGGGAGGTATGAGATTACCGATATAGATGCGGTATGTTCTCATGGACATACAGCTTTGCATGAACCCGATAACGGATTTACGTACCAAATAGGAAATTTACCAAAATTAGCGAGTTTATTAAACGAAACCGTGGTTTGCGATTTTAGAGTTCAGGATGTAAAGTTGGGCGGGCAAGGCGCTCCCTTAGTACCGATAGGTGATGACATTCTGTTTTCAAACTACGATTTTTGTTTGAATTTGGGAGGATTTGCCAATGTGTCTACAGAAGTTTCGGGCGACCGTATTGCCTTCGATGTGTGTCCTATAAATATTGTATTAAACCATTACACACAAAAAATAGGATTAGCTTTTGATGATGGAGGGAAACTTGCTTCTACTGGGACGGTTAATACAAGTTTATTACAACAATTAAATGGATTAGCTTTTTATAAAGCAGAGTATCCGAAATCTTTAGGCTTAGAATGGGTTATACAAGAAGTGTTTCCGTTAATAGATAAGGAAGACCTTCCTGTTCAAGATATATTACGGACCTTTGTAGAGCATTTTGCTATTCAAATTTCAAACATTTTACCAAAATCTAAAGAAGCCACATTATTAATTACGGGAGGTGGTGCCTACAATACCTTCTTAATAGAACGCTTGAAAACTTTGTCGGGCTGTAAAATTATAATCCCAGAACCTGCATTAATCGAATATAAGGAGGCTCTTATTTTTGGTTTATTGGGTATTTTAAAATTACGAGGAGAAATAAATTGTTTAAAAAGTGTAACAGGAGCTAAAAAAAATCATGTTTCTGGAGTAATTTATTCTGGTTCAAAATAA
- a CDS encoding Glu/Leu/Phe/Val dehydrogenase dimerization domain-containing protein produces the protein MKDLLQKYENKSPEIVFHWKDPETEAEGWTVINSLRGGAAGGGTRMRKGLDMNEVLSLAKTMEIKFTVSGPAIGGAKSGINFDPKDPRKKGVLERWYKVVSPLLKSYYGTGGDLNVDEIHEVIPITEESGVWHPQEGVFNGHFKPTEADKINRIGQLRQGVIKVLENPNYSPCVSRKYTVADMITGFGVAEAAKHFYDVHNSSIVGKRVVIQGFGNVGAAAAFYFAKMEAKVVGIIDISGGLINEEGFSFEAIRELYLNKSGNTIQSAELIPFEEINEKIWSIKSEVFAPCAASRLVTKAQIDNLINSGLEVISCGANVPFADQEIFFGPIMEYTDNKISLIPDFISNCGMARVFAYFMERKVQMTDEAIFNDTSQTIKNAIHGVHKNNQTKTKISETAFQIALNQLL, from the coding sequence ATGAAAGATTTACTTCAGAAGTACGAAAATAAGAGTCCGGAAATAGTTTTTCATTGGAAAGATCCCGAAACAGAAGCAGAAGGGTGGACTGTTATTAACTCGTTACGTGGTGGAGCAGCAGGAGGTGGGACGCGTATGCGAAAAGGCTTAGATATGAATGAAGTCTTATCCTTAGCGAAAACGATGGAAATAAAATTCACAGTTTCAGGACCGGCCATTGGAGGTGCAAAGTCTGGAATTAATTTCGATCCTAAAGATCCGCGTAAAAAAGGCGTGTTGGAACGTTGGTATAAAGTGGTGTCTCCTCTATTAAAAAGTTACTACGGTACAGGAGGCGATTTAAATGTAGATGAGATTCATGAAGTGATTCCTATTACCGAAGAAAGTGGTGTTTGGCATCCGCAGGAGGGTGTTTTTAACGGACATTTCAAACCAACAGAAGCCGATAAAATAAATAGAATAGGGCAATTACGACAAGGGGTTATTAAGGTTTTAGAAAATCCGAATTATTCGCCTTGTGTTTCTAGAAAGTATACGGTAGCTGATATGATTACCGGATTTGGAGTTGCAGAAGCTGCTAAACATTTTTACGATGTTCATAATTCATCAATTGTTGGAAAACGTGTCGTTATTCAAGGATTTGGAAACGTAGGTGCTGCGGCAGCTTTCTACTTCGCGAAAATGGAGGCTAAAGTTGTTGGTATTATCGATATCTCTGGCGGATTAATTAATGAAGAAGGGTTTTCTTTTGAAGCGATTCGCGAATTGTATTTAAATAAATCTGGAAATACGATTCAGAGTGCCGAGTTAATTCCTTTTGAAGAGATAAACGAGAAAATCTGGTCTATAAAATCAGAAGTTTTTGCACCTTGTGCAGCCTCACGTTTAGTTACCAAAGCTCAGATCGATAATTTAATAAATAGCGGATTAGAAGTTATTAGCTGTGGGGCAAATGTACCGTTTGCAGATCAAGAAATCTTCTTTGGGCCAATTATGGAATATACCGATAATAAAATAAGTTTAATTCCTGATTTTATCTCGAATTGCGGCATGGCACGAGTGTTTGCTTACTTTATGGAACGTAAAGTGCAAATGACAGATGAAGCCATTTTTAACGATACATCTCAAACCATTAAAAACGCCATTCACGGCGTACACAAAAATAATCAAACAAAAACCAAGATTAGCGAAACAGCTTTTCAAATAGCTTTAAACCAACTTTTATAA